In a single window of the Nicotiana tomentosiformis chromosome 8, ASM39032v3, whole genome shotgun sequence genome:
- the LOC138898120 gene encoding uncharacterized protein — MAEYEACILGFRLAIDMNVQELLVIGDSDLLMHLVLGEWATKNTKILPYLHFVQELIKRFTKIEFKHVPRIQNEFADALDTLSSMIQHPDKNFNYPVPLGIHKQPAYCAHVEEESDGNPWFHDIKEYLTKGEYPEHSTHTQKRALRRLANHCFQSGGILYIRTPDLGLLRCVDAKEASRLLEEIHAGTCGPYMNVFVLAKKIIRVGYFWMTTETDCINVSQSTLSEQDGESLQQKGQIEEEHLYLQKWTERFGQNLSTQTQSKETMFRIVRTSSLDVTELTLDPDSRLRGDT; from the exons atggcagaatatgaggcttgcatcttgggattcaggttggccattgacatgaatgttcaggaaCTATTGGTAATTGGAGATTCCGATCTGTTGATGCATTTGgttttaggagaatgggctacaaagaatacaaaaatattgccatatttgcactttgtacaagagctgatcaaaaggttcacaaagatagaattcaaacatgttccgagaattcaaaatgagttcgcagatgcattggacACTCTATCTTctatgatacaacacccagacaagaacttCAACTATCCTGTCCcactaggaattcataaacagccagcttattgtgctcatgttgaagaagagagcgatggaaatccgtggttccacgacatcaaggaatatttgACAAAAGGAGAATATCCAGAGCACTCTACCCATACTCAGAAGCGCGCGCTTCGAAGATTAGCCAATCATTGctttcaaagcggaggaattctgtatatAAGAACTCCTGACTTGGGGTTACTacggtgtgtcgatgccaaggaagcatccagattgctcgaggaaatacatgccggaacttgcggaccgTACATGAATGTCTTCGTCTTAGCCAAGAAAATAATAAGAgtagggtatttctggatgactacgGAAACAGACTGTATCAA tgtgtcacaGTCAACTCTATCAGAACAGGATGGCGAGAGccttcaacaaaagggtcagatCGAG gaggagcacttatacttgcagaaatggaccgagagatttggccaaaatctatcaactcagacgcagtcaaaagaaactatgtttaggattgttcgcacttcttcacttgatgtaactgaactaacGCTTGaccctgattcccgtttaagaggggatacatag
- the LOC138898121 gene encoding uncharacterized protein, whose translation MYFIHVRRFYPRLRSKAVQQGSQPMITEPVAAPAVRPSRGGEQVGRSRLRGGGQAGGGQSGGAPARFYAFPSALASDAMIIDIIFVYGWDASVLFDPGSTYSYVSSLFAHFLDVPRESLGTPVYVSTPVGDSVVVD comes from the coding sequence aTGTATTTCATCCACGTGCGGAGGTTCTACCCTAGGCTTCGGTCCAAGGCAGTGCAACAAGGttctcagcctatgattacagaaCCAGTAGCCGCACCAGCCGTCCGGCCGTCTAGAGGCGGAGAGCAGGTGGGTAGAAGTcgtcttagaggtggaggccaggcaggtgGAGGCCAATcgggtggcgctccagctagattctatgctttcccgTCTGCActggcctcagatgccatgatcatAGATATTATTTTTGTCTACGGttgggatgcttcggtattatttgatccagggtctacctattcatatgtgtcatctctgtttgctcatttcctggatgttcctcgtgagtcattaggtactcctgtttatgtatccactccagtgggcgattctgttgttgtggattag